The Pagrus major chromosome 1, Pma_NU_1.0 genome includes the window aattgAGGCAGGATATCTTATAGTTTACCAATAACCTTTATCATTATAAAAGAGGACCCAGAGATTTAAGCTCGACATTCACAGTGACTCAAGAAATACATCATGTTGGCTGGTGATCAGCAAGGCTGACATTAATCATGCTCGTCCAAGACTCTCAATCATGCTCGTCCCTCTCAAGACTCAGGGCCCAGGACTTCTGACCTGGTGTTCCCCCTGCATTGGCAGCTCTGGCGGccagaatttattttttgtcaaaccCCACTTTTATGTGGGCATTCGACGCTTGACAGGTGTTGACTTTGGACTTTCTTTATGATATTAAGATTTCTGTATCACTCAGTGTTCACAGTGaaatcacagaaaacaacaaacacttttttaaaagctaTACATGATTAGGTGCTACAGTGTATGCGTTTGACTCACATCAAGTTCGAAGAAGTACTCCTGCTCCTTAGAGGCAATCTCGTAGTCTGCTCTGAGTGCCAAGTCATGGACTTTCATACACTCTCCCAGGTCCATCCTCTGCAGAAATCAGAAAGACATCAAAGTATTGTGTTTGTATGCTTCATCATTTCACCCATTGGTAGTCCCATGCCAATAATTCCCCTatgttaaaatgtcataatGTCTTACAGCatttaaatgacatcacattagGGACTGTAAATGAGATATCCTTTGAGTcacagtgctgcagggatgactgTATTGCTTTTCTGTACAGTGAAGTGACGGTAATGAGACACAAGCACATTTTTTGTGTCGGTTTTCACTCCTGCATAGTTTAATGGAGAATAAATACTGATTTTGAGGTTAGAGTGCTGACTCTCAGTTAAAATTTAAGGGTGTTTACATTCACATCAGAGGCATTGTGTTGGAACTATTCATTTAATCTCCTCTTTCAATTTGCTGTCTTCCAGTTTACAGAAAGTAATTAGACAAGTTAAAAGCTACATTCAGTTGTTTACAGGCAAAGTTTGGCTTAAGTACATCACTGAAATATTAGCTATCAGTACCGTTCATGTGATGCTACATCAGGCTTGTACTGCAGCTATCTTTTGATCCCTGGGCTTTTTGCCTTCAATCTGATTGTAAGACTGGAATATATCTGCATCAGGGTCAGATGAAAAGTAGCTTCTCGATGGTGTACAAAAAGATCAGTCCTACACTGCTCATACAATATAAGGGCAATCTCATAGTCTGCTCTGAGGGCCAAGTCATGGACTTTCATACACTCTCCCAGGCCCATCCTCTGCAGAAATCGTCTTCTTATCGTCCTTTATTGATTctattcttttattcatttcaatttttgcatgacttttttctctcttttactgtgattttgcctgttttatcacttttattcctttcaCGTCTAATGGctcatattgactttttgtgtttttacattttctgttccgTCTTCTTGTTTTAATTCACCTTCAACgaggcttccttgtgtttggcttgactaCTGAGTGTTTAATCCATAATaatgtcttcctgagtttcctgcttttgcttgatcgacaaagcactttgtaaactctgttttaaaAAGGTTCTTTATAAATAaggtttattgttattatcattattgttgttataaATGTACATTCCCTCAAAAAAGCTTGAAATCAGCACTTTAAGCTTATATTCACTGAATCACTTCCAGACCTAATGACAGCATCTATCCTTCTACTTTACAACTTAAGTCTATTTGATACATGATAATTCCCTCtatgtacaggtgtgtgtataAACATTATACTCACGGTGCCAGACAAGATGTCATGAGGACATGAATCCAAGAGGTGACTTTTGCAGACTCGCTCATCTGTGAATTTGATTCTCTGCCTCATGGTATCtcctaaaaaagaaaaccagaacAAGAGACAGACATAATAGGCTTGTGATTTAACCCAGCCAGTCCCAACTAGAACGACACGTACTAAATCATGTAGGTGCAGACTTCCGATGAATGAGTTATACTGTATCTGTAGCATTACTGGTAAAACCTGAAGTTAGCTGCTCAGATAGAGTCTGATAACATGACAGGATCTGGTAGCACGGAGAAAACAACATACTGACCATGACAaagcagcatgctaacatgctattaatatgtttttgttgtatatGTTCGCAACATTTTAACTTGCCATGTGAAGTCAAACTCAAAAACAACAGGTAGCTAGCCGGCTGGCTATCCTcatgttagctagcttggtTTGCAAAGCGTGCCTCAGTGTCTGGCGGATTGGTTAGCTTCCCGGCTAATGCTAGCAACAACACAAACTCCTGTCTTGATTAGATCAGACACCGATCTCACCCACAGCCAGCTGAGCTCACCGTCTCTCCCCGTCCCCATGAGCTGGTCCAGCATCGCTCGCATCTGTGCCTGGGCCGACATGTTTCTGAGTGTTCAGCTAACGTTGTGTGAGTCACTCCTCGCCAGCTTCGGTCCTCACACATGCAGCCCCCTCGACTGCAGGCCTCGTCGGCTCCTCCACCACCACGACAACCGCGGACAACTTTTGCCACAAGGAGAACAAGCTCGACTCCCGCCGAGCCAGCGAGCTGACTGTGTGTGGCGGTAGAGCAATTGTCTGGTTATCAGAGCACTTTAAACACAGCTAAATGTGACTTTGTCACGGTTGATGACTTCGGGTCGGATGAGCAAGTGCAACGTCTGTTTGAAAACTGCTGGAGTCCCCTGGTCGTGTGTCGAGTTGAGAGGGCGGTGACTGAATGTAGACAGGGCGTTTAGTTAGCTAACTAAATCTGTATCGAAACAAGTAAGCGGTTCTTCTGTAACATACTCTCTGACTGTATTTCTAGCCAGTTAGCTAGAAGTTGGCAAGTTTATTCAACGTCCGTCCTTCCGTCTCTCCACTTCCCCTCCGTGCGCGTCACCGCGGAGCGCGCTCTCGTGCCTCCGCTTCGAGGAAGTGCTGCAGCCTCGCGCGCTTGTCGGTTTGGTGACGTTTCACTTGAAGCTCAAAATGTCAGGAAGTGAATGatttaaatgttcaaaattattgttatattattataaatagatattaatattattaaacCAGTTCAATTGTGCGATGTGTAAAAAATCCCAACTGTATGAATGCTTTCCAAACATTTATTACATTGTTCTAAATGTTTAATTGAAACTAAATCTGTTGACAAATTCAAATCATACTGGGTAAATTTAACAAACACTAATCTGGCTCAGATGTTATACTATCCTTGTAAATATAACACTTCAATTTAACGTTTGAGGaacaaaattaaacttaaaattcaaaatgaacTTCAAATGGACTATATTGATGACTCTGTCACTGTTTTATGTCGTAGTGACTTGTTGTACCcctttgttgtaaataaatggTTTCAGaaaagcattttcatttttattctgtgAGAATGAAATACATTACACAGCATTTGGGGACGTCAGTGGTCGATGTCAAAGGTGTAAGGCTACGTACATTTGACATAAAATGCCCTGGCTACACAACACAGTTTAATTTGAAAGtatttaattaatgtaattGATGCATCAAAGTGTGACGTTACTGCTGGTGTTTTCACGTCAAACGCCAAGACACGCCCATAAAAGGCATCCCAGTCCAGCCACACAGACGTCCCACCCGCTAGATATACAGGAAAAATGGCGACGAGGTTACTGCGGATCCCACTGCGACTTTCCACCCAAAATATGGGGATAACGAGCCGCAACACCGGcttgaaaacatcaaacatatCCAGGGCGACCCAAAGCAGGACGGCAGTATCAACGCCATCGGGTGCAATCTTACCTAAACCGGATAAAGTGAGTTTCCTTCTGCCTCGGTTACCGAGTGAAAACCGACAAGAAATATGAGAAGTAGTAGGCGGGACTTGTCACTGGATTGACACAAGCTGTGGCGAATAGAAATGCAGGATACGAGCTGTGTCAGTCGAGTCAGCCAATGAGCGTATGTTTACACGAAGCTAAGAGGCACTTTCAGGAAGTAGTTTATTACCGCTGATCTAGCCATTTCAAGTCAGATTCTGGATTAAAGTAGATTTACAAAAGCACTCGGAATAATGTATAATTAGAAGATTAGCTTGTGATTAATTGTTTTGCGTGGCGTGTAACTAAATGGCGCAAACGTTAGACGTCTTGGAGTGCATGGTTGTCAAGAAAGGTCGAGGAAAATGAAGGGTATACGTTCATATAGCCTTTAATTAAGATCTTTTTTGagaactgtaactgtaacaaaTGAAGAGCACGTACACAGTTGGTTGTAGGGGAAGCTTTTTCATCCCCCCAACCTGCTGTCGTGCCACAGGGCAAAAATAAGCTAAATGGGTCCCAAATAACACCCCAATCCTCCCAAAGTGTTTCTTTATTGCTCTCCTGAAACATTTTCTTATCAagatttattgttattgttatttattagtTTCAGAAAATCAATGTAGGAATAAGTACTGAGATAATGAAGATCTTTTAAACTAGATTTTGACACAGGGGCCCTCAAAACAGGACCTTATGTTAATAGGGTAGTAAAGCAGGACCCACCATGAAGCCCCAATTATGTCTGTAGctattgtgttttaatttaaacatgtaaGATTAAAACAGTACTTGCATATGATAGTAGATAATCTCATGtttgaacctgaaaatgtgtgtgaatgcagtACACAACCTTTGTGGTCTGCTGCCAACAAATGTTGGTTTTTGTTAAGGGCTTCTGGATCCGGCTGTATTGCGGCTGCCAGAGATGGTTGGCTCTGCTATAGTCTCTCTAAAGATTGGATTTGTATTTAGCTTTTGTTGAAACAGTTGCTCATAATCACAAATCTGGACAAATAATCCAGAGCAAACTGAGGGGGGATTCATATTGAATATTTTAAGTAATCTGAACAGTCCATGCGTCCCCTCCCTTGATTAAACTCTTTAAATTCATGCCACTTGACAGTTCCTCCTTATGTTTTCCAGACACCGTTTGGTCTTATCCGTATGACAATAGTGGTGGTGCCTTTCCTGTATGTGGGAACTCTGATCAGCAAGAACTTTGCCGCTCTCTTGGAGGAGCATGACATCTTTGTCCCTGAGGACGACGACGACGATGACTAAAccaatgacagaaaataaaaggtAAAGTCAAAGTGTACATTAGCCACGCCTTATGTTACCTTTTAACACTGTTGCTTCAACCTTTATTATGCCTGATCTTGTGTAAAGGGTGTGTCAGCTCCATTTCAAAACGTGTAGTTTGTGGCATGTTTGCAATCAACTGGTAACTGTAGGAAgcttattaatttttttttatttacctccACAGAGTGAATACTAGCCAGCACAAGGAAGGTGGAGAAGATGGGACAATTTGACTACCAAATCCTTGATCTTCACCCATCTCCTTCCTCTCGCCTTTGctgtttatgttgtttacattaaattcatttattgaAATGCCATATCATGTGAGGCTATCAAAAATAAGTTATGCCTTCACtcttgtttgcatgtttgtgtttgtcactcaATAAACAGAGTCAATTACACATGAATAAACACTTGTTGTTATTGAATATTATCAGTCTTTGCATGGTGGTTTCCA containing:
- the smdt1b gene encoding single-pass membrane protein with aspartate-rich tail 1b; this translates as MATRLLRIPLRLSTQNMGITSRNTGLKTSNISRATQSRTAVSTPSGAILPKPDKTPFGLIRMTIVVVPFLYVGTLISKNFAALLEEHDIFVPEDDDDDD